Proteins encoded by one window of Selenihalanaerobacter shriftii:
- the splB gene encoding spore photoproduct lyase → MKEFVPELVLIEEAALDYKLGKEIRDKYETAQISIKLIESHNRVKWEEEMTPLELFEKAKSTLVVGVKKTLRFKSCQPSADYRVVTSTSCPAKCEYCYLATNLGSAVYVRVYVNLEEILEAIEKHIKKSDKKITTFEASSSSDPVAVEHITGTLSRLVEFFSKRDDAKLRIATKFDNVDPVLDLEHNQNTKFRFSINSDYVIRKFENLTPSLTLRLNAVNKLQKAGYPLGFMIAPIMAHEGWKEGYKDLFVKLAKTLDDDKEISFELIMFRFSTRTKNIIEARYPDTELDLNKENRKHKGFGKYVYSDDVAKELKEYITNQIKDKFSEAKIEYFT, encoded by the coding sequence ATGAAAGAATTTGTGCCAGAATTAGTTTTAATTGAAGAAGCAGCATTAGATTATAAATTAGGCAAAGAGATTAGAGATAAATATGAGACAGCTCAAATATCAATTAAACTAATTGAATCTCATAACCGAGTTAAATGGGAAGAGGAGATGACTCCCTTAGAATTATTTGAAAAAGCCAAAAGCACTTTGGTGGTAGGAGTTAAGAAGACTTTACGATTTAAATCTTGTCAACCTTCAGCAGATTATCGGGTAGTAACTAGTACTAGTTGCCCAGCTAAATGTGAGTATTGTTATTTAGCTACTAATTTAGGTTCAGCAGTATATGTGAGGGTTTATGTTAATCTTGAAGAAATTTTAGAGGCCATTGAAAAACATATTAAAAAAAGTGATAAAAAGATTACTACATTTGAAGCAAGTAGTTCTTCAGATCCAGTAGCAGTGGAACATATTACTGGTACTTTAAGCCGTTTAGTTGAATTTTTTAGCAAAAGAGATGATGCTAAATTACGAATAGCTACTAAATTTGATAATGTGGATCCAGTGTTAGATTTGGAGCATAATCAAAATACTAAGTTTCGTTTTAGTATTAATTCAGATTATGTAATTAGGAAGTTTGAAAACTTGACTCCTTCTCTAACTTTGAGATTAAATGCAGTTAATAAACTACAAAAAGCTGGTTATCCTTTAGGATTTATGATTGCTCCTATTATGGCACATGAAGGGTGGAAAGAAGGGTATAAAGATTTATTTGTAAAGTTAGCTAAAACTTTAGATGATGATAAAGAAATAAGCTTTGAATTAATTATGTTTAGATTTAGTACTCGAACTAAAAATATTATTGAAGCTAGATATCCGGATACTGAATTGGACTTAAATAAAGAGAATCGTAAACATAAAGGATTCGGAAAGTATGTTTATTCAGATGATGTTGCTAAAGAATTGAAAGAATATATAACTAATCAGATTAAAGATAAATTTTCGGAAGCTAAAATTGAATATTTTACTTAA
- a CDS encoding DUF3794 domain-containing protein: protein MGTKRTYTPLFSCENFKVLKVIGEEVVQVVTSSVDQVDLPAGVQGIQEIIAIDFELINVTDRIFTDKIVKQGTIRKRVQFCDTNGVNRCEFFDIPFTTTAEITGVDPELELEIQNELVLAETDFNLIDPQTIEEQLVFEIKITVSTWTQQRLRICNTNIISYNIITN from the coding sequence ATGGGCACTAAAAGAACCTACACTCCACTATTCAGTTGTGAAAACTTTAAAGTATTAAAAGTAATCGGTGAGGAAGTAGTTCAAGTAGTCACCTCTTCAGTAGATCAAGTAGATTTGCCAGCAGGAGTCCAAGGTATACAAGAAATAATAGCTATAGATTTTGAATTAATAAATGTTACAGATCGAATATTCACTGATAAGATTGTTAAGCAAGGTACTATTAGAAAAAGAGTTCAATTTTGTGATACAAACGGTGTAAATCGATGTGAATTCTTTGATATCCCATTTACAACTACTGCAGAGATCACTGGAGTTGATCCTGAATTAGAATTAGAAATTCAAAATGAATTAGTTCTTGCAGAAACAGATTTTAACCTCATCGATCCCCAAACCATAGAAGAACAGCTCGTATTTGAAATAAAAATTACAGTAAGCACCTGGACTCAACAACGATTAAGAATCTGTAATACTAATATAATTAGTTATAATATAATTACCAATTAA
- a CDS encoding ATP-binding protein: MKIAISGKGGVGKTTLSALMARRLAKEGRKVLAVDADADANLATALGIDISQHDIQPIAQLEELIAEKMGTGEDVGQGLYVLNPNVSDIPDRFAIEYQGVRFLAVGTVKTGGTGCYCAENKLIKRLINHLMLKSDEAVIIDMEAGLEHLSRGTGEGVDALIVVVEPGMRSIQTAKNIKSMADEIGIESVYGVASKVRSNKDLDIIKEKLKEIQFLGAIPYDEEIIKADLEGRPFFDFANEELLKEVDAILQNLNID; this comes from the coding sequence ATGAAGATTGCTATTTCAGGAAAAGGTGGAGTAGGCAAGACTACTTTATCTGCTTTAATGGCACGAAGACTAGCAAAAGAAGGTCGAAAAGTATTAGCAGTGGACGCCGATGCAGATGCTAATTTAGCAACAGCTTTAGGAATAGATATCAGCCAACATGATATTCAGCCTATTGCTCAATTAGAAGAGTTAATAGCAGAGAAGATGGGCACCGGAGAAGATGTTGGACAAGGTTTATATGTATTGAATCCAAATGTTAGTGACATTCCAGATCGTTTTGCTATAGAGTATCAAGGAGTTCGATTTTTGGCAGTAGGTACAGTAAAGACTGGAGGAACCGGTTGTTATTGTGCGGAGAATAAGTTAATTAAGAGATTGATCAATCATCTTATGTTAAAGAGTGATGAGGCAGTAATTATCGATATGGAAGCTGGTTTAGAACATCTCTCTCGAGGAACAGGTGAAGGTGTAGATGCCCTTATAGTAGTTGTTGAACCAGGGATGCGTAGTATTCAAACTGCTAAAAATATTAAAAGCATGGCAGATGAAATTGGAATAGAGTCTGTTTACGGTGTGGCTAGTAAAGTGCGAAGTAATAAAGATTTAGATATAATTAAAGAGAAATTAAAAGAGATACAATTTTTAGGAGCTATTCCTTATGATGAAGAGATAATTAAAGCGGATTTAGAAGGACGACCTTTTTTTGACTTTGCTAATGAAGAGTTATTAAAAGAAGTAGATGCAATTTTACAGAATTTGAATATTGACTAA
- the cooS gene encoding anaerobic carbon-monoxide dehydrogenase catalytic subunit, whose product MNKCHNCSDESLINKAEKEGIDLVWDRHEAMQPQCGFGEQGICCRICIKGPCRIDPYGNGPQEGICGADADTIVARNLIRMIASGTAAHSLHGKEIAKTLLEVAHDEVDSYEVKDVDKLKNIAKKLEIKVEDKSVKELAEEVAYETLKDYTRFEDEPCNWLANTITEQRLSKLEDLDIALNNIESSVTDIMSRTHVGTDADPLNLLLAGLKCALGDYTGMQLSTNLSDVLFGTPEPVISESNLGVINEDAVNIAVHGHNPLLSEIIVDVADELQEEAIEAGAEDGINIVGICCTGNEVLLRRGIPLATNYLSQELAILTGAVEAMVVDVQCIMPSLAKISDCYHTELFTTMPDAKIPGATHVELNPSEVAENAKSIVRKAIKAFEEREQDKVEIPTETSKTIAGFSKEAVVNLLSEIDAEEPLRPLIDNIVNGNIKGIVLFAGCNNTKVTQDSNFYEMATKLLADDILVLATGCAAGAFAKNALMNSHATEKYAGDGLKAVLEILGHEAGLDAPLPPVWHMGSCVDNSRGVDLAVSIANKLEVDLDQLPLVASAPELMSEKAISIGTWVATLGIPVHVGVVPPVTGSSFVTNVLTSDLGDLLGGYFIVEEDQQKATEKLIEIIEKKRDDLNINDSQEEAV is encoded by the coding sequence ATGAATAAATGTCATAATTGTTCAGATGAATCTTTAATTAATAAAGCTGAAAAAGAAGGAATAGATTTAGTTTGGGATCGACACGAAGCTATGCAGCCCCAATGTGGATTTGGTGAACAAGGGATCTGTTGTCGAATCTGTATTAAGGGACCTTGTCGAATTGACCCTTATGGAAATGGTCCTCAAGAGGGAATATGCGGAGCTGATGCAGATACAATAGTGGCTCGTAATTTAATAAGAATGATTGCTTCAGGGACAGCTGCTCATTCACTGCATGGGAAAGAGATAGCGAAGACATTATTAGAAGTAGCCCATGATGAGGTTGATAGTTATGAGGTTAAAGATGTTGATAAATTAAAAAATATTGCTAAAAAGTTGGAAATAAAAGTTGAAGATAAGAGTGTAAAAGAGTTAGCAGAAGAAGTTGCTTATGAAACTTTGAAAGATTATACTCGATTTGAAGATGAGCCATGTAATTGGTTAGCTAATACTATAACTGAACAAAGATTAAGTAAATTAGAAGACTTAGATATTGCTTTAAATAATATTGAATCTTCAGTAACTGATATTATGTCGAGAACTCATGTCGGTACTGATGCAGATCCATTGAATCTATTACTAGCTGGATTAAAGTGTGCTCTAGGAGATTATACTGGAATGCAGCTTTCTACGAATCTATCTGATGTCTTATTTGGTACACCTGAACCAGTAATTAGTGAGTCTAACTTAGGTGTAATCAATGAGGATGCTGTAAATATTGCAGTACATGGTCATAATCCATTATTGAGTGAGATTATTGTTGACGTAGCTGATGAACTTCAAGAAGAAGCCATTGAAGCTGGAGCCGAGGATGGAATTAATATTGTAGGAATCTGTTGTACAGGAAATGAAGTTCTTTTACGTCGAGGAATACCATTGGCTACAAATTATCTATCACAGGAATTGGCGATTTTAACTGGAGCTGTCGAAGCAATGGTAGTTGATGTGCAGTGTATTATGCCTTCTTTGGCTAAGATTAGTGACTGTTATCATACGGAACTCTTTACAACTATGCCTGATGCTAAGATTCCTGGAGCAACTCATGTAGAACTAAATCCTTCTGAAGTTGCAGAGAATGCTAAATCAATTGTGCGAAAAGCAATTAAAGCATTTGAGGAAAGAGAGCAGGATAAAGTTGAAATTCCAACTGAAACTTCTAAAACTATAGCTGGTTTTAGTAAAGAAGCAGTTGTAAATTTATTAAGTGAAATTGATGCAGAGGAACCATTACGGCCATTAATAGATAATATTGTTAATGGGAATATTAAAGGAATAGTCTTATTTGCCGGTTGTAATAATACTAAAGTAACACAGGATAGTAACTTTTATGAAATGGCAACTAAATTGTTAGCAGATGATATTTTAGTTTTAGCTACTGGTTGCGCGGCTGGTGCTTTTGCTAAGAATGCTTTAATGAATTCTCATGCTACAGAAAAATATGCCGGTGATGGATTAAAAGCAGTTTTAGAAATACTTGGTCATGAAGCTGGATTAGATGCACCATTACCACCAGTATGGCATATGGGTTCATGTGTAGATAATAGTAGAGGAGTAGATTTAGCAGTAAGTATTGCTAATAAGCTTGAAGTAGATTTAGACCAGCTACCATTAGTAGCTTCTGCACCGGAATTAATGAGTGAAAAAGCGATTTCTATTGGAACTTGGGTAGCAACTCTCGGCATACCTGTTCATGTTGGTGTAGTACCACCAGTAACAGGAAGTTCATTTGTTACTAACGTATTAACATCAGATTTAGGTGATTTACTCGGTGGTTATTTTATTGTTGAAGAAGATCAGCAAAAGGCTACTGAGAAGTTAATTGAAATTATTGAGAAAAAACGCGATGATTTGAATATTAATGATTCACAAGAAGAAGCAGTTTAG
- a CDS encoding DUF3794 domain-containing protein — MSINRLKSLRVIGEEVAQVVESTFIFTGEDNDIRVYDVDLEIINFDYYLFKDKVVLQGEIHANGIFYYLNLECDSDENNELFHCSFNLPFETEVEIEGLKPGLKMGDRLILPVQDAENTLDIQNYVLELDYRVDYGHRLSECKDDTFAKLVVLARILVKASRWEQTEVCTNEYANRCTNRCRNKLIDEFYNGCF; from the coding sequence ATGTCAATTAATCGGTTAAAATCCTTACGAGTAATTGGTGAAGAAGTAGCGCAAGTAGTAGAATCTACTTTTATATTCACAGGAGAAGATAATGATATAAGAGTTTATGATGTTGATCTAGAAATAATCAATTTTGATTATTATCTTTTTAAAGATAAAGTAGTCCTTCAAGGGGAAATTCATGCAAATGGAATCTTTTATTATTTGAATCTAGAATGTGACTCTGACGAAAATAATGAACTATTTCATTGCTCTTTTAACCTTCCATTTGAAACAGAAGTAGAAATAGAAGGCTTAAAACCTGGACTTAAGATGGGCGATCGCCTAATATTACCTGTTCAAGACGCTGAAAATACCTTAGATATACAAAATTATGTTCTAGAATTAGACTATAGGGTCGATTATGGACACCGCCTATCAGAATGTAAAGATGACACCTTTGCTAAATTAGTAGTCTTAGCTAGAATATTAGTTAAAGCCTCACGGTGGGAGCAAACAGAAGTATGTACTAATGAATATGCTAATAGATGTACTAATAGATGCAGGAATAAATTAATTGATGAATTCTATAATGGCTGTTTTTAA
- a CDS encoding preprotein translocase subunit YajC, with the protein MSQWIDPSEDQRLQSNCQYQNSQSCCYPENNGECCLTGSEVRAGIANLITDQKVLVIILNYGLVGNIVKYGEDYIILDIDDTNSTRALVPIDEITTIVPVNDATTSGYYPDRASLVPLLPGP; encoded by the coding sequence ATGAGTCAATGGATTGATCCAAGTGAAGACCAAAGGTTACAATCTAATTGTCAATACCAGAATTCACAATCTTGCTGTTATCCAGAAAATAATGGAGAGTGTTGTCTGACTGGAAGTGAAGTTAGAGCGGGAATAGCAAATTTAATTACTGATCAAAAAGTTTTAGTGATAATATTAAATTATGGACTCGTGGGAAATATAGTGAAGTATGGAGAAGATTATATAATATTAGATATAGATGACACGAACAGTACTCGAGCCTTGGTTCCAATTGATGAAATTACTACTATTGTTCCAGTAAATGATGCAACTACAAGTGGATATTATCCTGACCGTGCTTCTCTTGTACCACTTTTACCTGGACCTTAA
- a CDS encoding sodium-dependent transporter, with the protein MQQEENQWGSRLGFILATIGSAVGLGNIWRFSYVAYDNGGGAFLIPYFFALLTTGIPLLILEFSFGQKMRGSATLSFAKIHKKWEWIGWWSTLVTFVLITYYSVIISWSFKYIYYAFTQAWGSNPEAFLYGTHLNLSSGIDSLGGINISILATVALVWLINLVIVYNGIEAGVEKASKIFMPILAVLMLIITVRGVTLPGAIDGINQFLEPDFSALLNPKVWLAAYGQIFFTLSVCFGVMITYGSYLPKKSDIVNNAFITSLANCGFSFIVGIGVFGIVGYMSAQTGQPINDVVAQSIGLAFIVFPKAINMLPTFQTFLGFIFFLALGIAGISSSISMVEAVVAPLMDKFGFSRKKAATIVCGAGFLGSTLFTTGAGLYFLDVIDHYNMQFGVAIIGILEAAVLGWYYKAEVLRKFFNPISNFQIGTWWDIMIKFITPLLLTIMVVKSLITEISQPYGGYPLSGLKIGWIVAGMLLVVAVILNLLPDKYDDRLLNN; encoded by the coding sequence ATGCAGCAGGAGGAGAACCAGTGGGGGTCACGGTTGGGTTTTATTTTAGCTACAATAGGTTCAGCGGTTGGTCTAGGGAATATTTGGCGTTTTAGTTATGTAGCTTATGATAATGGAGGAGGAGCATTTTTAATTCCATATTTCTTTGCTTTATTGACTACAGGAATTCCTTTATTAATTTTAGAATTCAGTTTTGGACAGAAGATGAGAGGTTCAGCAACATTATCTTTTGCTAAAATACATAAGAAATGGGAATGGATCGGTTGGTGGTCAACCTTAGTTACTTTTGTTTTAATTACTTATTATTCAGTGATTATTAGTTGGAGTTTTAAATATATTTATTATGCTTTTACTCAAGCTTGGGGAAGTAACCCAGAAGCATTTTTATATGGGACTCATTTAAATTTATCATCTGGAATAGATAGTTTAGGTGGAATTAATATCTCTATATTAGCAACAGTGGCTTTAGTTTGGTTAATTAACTTAGTAATAGTTTATAACGGAATTGAGGCTGGTGTAGAGAAAGCTTCTAAGATATTTATGCCGATTTTGGCTGTTTTAATGTTAATCATTACTGTAAGAGGTGTTACATTACCAGGGGCAATTGACGGAATTAATCAATTTTTAGAACCTGATTTTTCAGCTTTATTGAATCCAAAAGTATGGTTAGCGGCTTATGGGCAGATATTCTTTACTTTAAGTGTTTGTTTTGGTGTTATGATTACTTATGGAAGTTATCTTCCTAAAAAGTCTGATATAGTTAATAATGCTTTTATTACTAGTTTGGCTAATTGTGGTTTCAGCTTTATAGTAGGGATTGGTGTTTTTGGAATTGTTGGTTATATGTCTGCACAAACGGGACAACCTATCAATGACGTTGTTGCTCAAAGTATAGGTTTAGCATTTATTGTCTTCCCGAAGGCAATTAATATGTTACCAACTTTCCAAACATTTTTAGGATTTATTTTCTTCTTAGCCTTAGGGATTGCCGGTATCTCTTCTAGTATATCTATGGTAGAAGCTGTAGTAGCGCCTTTGATGGATAAGTTTGGCTTTAGTAGAAAGAAGGCAGCAACAATTGTTTGTGGAGCAGGATTTTTAGGTAGTACTTTATTTACTACGGGGGCAGGACTTTATTTCTTAGATGTAATTGATCATTATAATATGCAGTTTGGAGTAGCGATTATTGGTATTTTAGAAGCTGCAGTCTTAGGTTGGTACTATAAGGCTGAAGTTTTACGTAAATTCTTTAATCCAATTTCTAATTTCCAGATTGGTACTTGGTGGGATATAATGATTAAGTTTATAACACCATTACTTTTAACTATTATGGTAGTTAAATCTTTAATTACGGAGATAAGTCAACCATATGGTGGTTATCCATTGAGCGGTCTTAAGATTGGATGGATAGTAGCTGGAATGCTTTTAGTAGTGGCTGTTATTCTTAATTTACTACCAGATAAGTATGATGATAGATTACTTAATAATTAG
- a CDS encoding ferritin-like domain-containing protein has protein sequence MDLINENNLGITKGTAVEEAVKQNFDGENMEVGLYLAMARQAQREGLPEVAEVLRRIALEEAEHAARFAELNGAISESTKENIEKMLNGEQMANKGKRKAAVKAKEEGIDPAHDFFDESSKDEARHARALKGLLERYF, from the coding sequence ATGGATTTAATTAATGAGAATAATTTAGGAATAACTAAAGGCACTGCTGTAGAGGAAGCTGTTAAGCAGAATTTTGATGGTGAGAATATGGAGGTTGGGCTCTATCTAGCAATGGCACGTCAAGCCCAAAGAGAAGGTTTACCAGAGGTAGCTGAAGTTTTAAGAAGAATTGCTTTAGAAGAGGCAGAGCATGCTGCTAGATTTGCTGAGCTAAATGGAGCCATTTCTGAAAGTACTAAAGAGAATATTGAAAAGATGTTAAATGGGGAACAAATGGCAAATAAAGGTAAAAGGAAGGCGGCTGTTAAAGCTAAGGAAGAGGGAATTGATCCTGCTCATGATTTCTTTGATGAGTCTTCAAAGGATGAGGCACGTCATGCTAGAGCATTAAAAGGATTATTAGAGCGATACTTTTAA
- a CDS encoding sigma 54-interacting transcriptional regulator codes for MLSKEEIEIEDYDGLENNLKEAINIFNSKEESNIVIEDMYYNTAKNIGSKLEIKNYDQLTEKLSKLGIGQVRINLISDQKIIIRLYECVTCGDMEYIGRSICDFEAGIISGAVSSIIDQNVEATETKCCGLGDDFCEFELIKKNQGITKGESDVKLDNSKQNVVDLTLHSLNLAKKYKETKYKSECFSDSNQELDRALKNTRKINQFNETVLDSIPNCLAVIDKNGVILRINDKYKEFLGKSSAAEVEKKSVEALNWQTKYQEVLSTGESAVWQEDSEQGVYIVFETPIKENGGVIRQLIAVESQFIKLLLDKIDFLEKEMKYYKNKTLEDKNKEKLIDNMVVVSEEMKEVIKYTKKVAKTDATVLLRGESGTGKTMLAKRIHKESPRKHNDFVYIDCTTIPENFFEAELFGYEPGAFTGAKKDGKIGKLEKANGGTIFLDEIGEVPLEMQSKLLRFLQEQKFERIGSTEIKEVDVRIIAATNQNLEKMVKEGRFRKDLYYRLNVININLPPLRKRWQDIPSLVDEILLQFSKEAGIDIKEVSEEGMKELISYSWPGNIRELKNVLKRLAIITEGKLIKKDDVLSELKDVDATEELEDDSLELEDSNEGQIGRMERDLIIKTLKQHDYNKTKTADKLGMSRQTLYNKFKKYSIDY; via the coding sequence ATGCTTTCTAAAGAGGAAATCGAGATAGAAGATTATGATGGTTTGGAGAATAATCTTAAAGAAGCAATTAATATTTTCAATTCAAAGGAAGAATCAAATATAGTAATAGAGGATATGTATTATAATACAGCTAAGAATATCGGTAGTAAATTAGAAATCAAAAATTATGATCAGTTAACTGAAAAATTATCTAAATTGGGTATTGGACAGGTTAGAATTAATTTGATTTCTGATCAAAAGATAATCATTCGTTTATATGAATGTGTTACTTGTGGAGATATGGAATATATAGGTAGAAGCATTTGTGATTTTGAAGCAGGTATAATTAGTGGAGCAGTAAGTTCAATTATCGATCAAAATGTGGAAGCTACGGAAACTAAATGTTGTGGATTAGGTGATGATTTTTGTGAATTTGAGTTGATTAAAAAAAATCAAGGTATTACAAAGGGTGAATCCGATGTTAAGCTTGATAATTCTAAGCAGAATGTAGTCGATTTAACTCTACATTCTTTAAATTTAGCTAAGAAATACAAAGAAACTAAATATAAATCAGAATGTTTTTCTGATAGCAATCAAGAGCTAGATAGGGCTTTAAAGAACACTAGAAAAATAAATCAATTTAATGAAACTGTTTTAGATAGTATTCCTAATTGTTTAGCAGTAATTGATAAGAATGGAGTTATTCTTAGAATTAATGATAAATATAAAGAGTTTTTGGGAAAGAGTTCTGCTGCTGAGGTTGAAAAGAAGAGTGTTGAAGCTTTAAATTGGCAGACTAAATATCAAGAGGTATTAAGCACTGGAGAATCTGCAGTTTGGCAGGAAGATAGTGAGCAAGGGGTATATATAGTATTTGAAACTCCAATTAAAGAGAATGGTGGGGTTATTAGACAATTAATTGCAGTGGAATCTCAATTTATTAAGTTATTATTAGATAAGATAGATTTTTTAGAAAAAGAGATGAAGTATTATAAGAATAAAACTTTAGAAGATAAGAATAAAGAAAAATTAATTGATAATATGGTTGTTGTTAGTGAAGAAATGAAGGAAGTAATTAAATATACAAAAAAAGTCGCGAAAACAGATGCAACTGTTTTATTGCGCGGAGAAAGTGGAACTGGAAAGACTATGTTAGCAAAAAGGATTCATAAGGAGAGTCCACGTAAGCATAATGATTTTGTTTATATTGATTGTACTACTATTCCTGAAAATTTCTTTGAAGCAGAATTATTTGGTTATGAACCAGGGGCATTTACTGGAGCTAAAAAAGATGGTAAGATAGGTAAGTTAGAAAAGGCCAATGGAGGAACCATATTTCTAGATGAAATTGGTGAAGTCCCTCTTGAAATGCAGTCTAAATTATTACGTTTCTTACAAGAACAAAAGTTTGAAAGAATTGGTAGTACAGAGATTAAAGAAGTAGATGTACGGATTATTGCTGCTACTAATCAAAATTTAGAGAAAATGGTTAAGGAAGGTCGGTTTAGAAAGGATTTATATTATCGTTTGAATGTAATTAATATTAATCTACCTCCTTTGCGAAAAAGATGGCAGGATATACCTTCTTTAGTCGATGAAATTCTTTTACAATTTAGTAAGGAAGCTGGGATTGATATCAAAGAAGTCAGTGAAGAAGGAATGAAGGAATTAATAAGTTATTCTTGGCCGGGAAATATAAGGGAATTAAAAAATGTTCTAAAGAGATTGGCTATTATTACTGAAGGTAAATTAATTAAAAAAGATGATGTACTATCAGAGTTAAAAGATGTTGATGCTACAGAAGAATTAGAAGATGATAGCTTAGAATTAGAAGATAGTAATGAAGGACAGATTGGAAGAATGGAAAGAGATTTAATTATTAAGACTTTGAAGCAACATGATTATAATAAGACTAAGACCGCTGATAAATTAGGTATGTCTCGCCAGACACTTTATAATAAATTCAAGAAATATAGTATAGATTATTAA
- a CDS encoding 4Fe-4S dicluster domain-containing protein, whose amino-acid sequence MSEDNNIKFISVEDEFCEGCKNCELACAKRQVQNIGLEKVKELDIKVDPYIVVINNQNSKKEPNHCRHCREAACMERCPVDAIYRKNGIVLVDEEDCVGCGLCEKACPYDVMIVRSRIDKNNNKSVAKKCDLCQDRQEVGKKPACFENCPTNALQLENMN is encoded by the coding sequence ATGAGTGAAGACAATAATATTAAATTTATTAGTGTTGAGGATGAATTCTGTGAAGGATGTAAAAATTGTGAATTGGCTTGTGCCAAGAGACAAGTGCAAAATATTGGCTTAGAGAAAGTTAAAGAATTAGATATAAAGGTAGATCCATATATTGTTGTTATTAATAATCAAAATAGTAAGAAGGAACCAAACCATTGTCGTCACTGTAGGGAAGCTGCTTGTATGGAGAGGTGTCCAGTAGATGCTATTTATAGGAAAAATGGTATAGTGCTTGTTGATGAAGAAGATTGTGTAGGTTGTGGATTATGTGAAAAAGCCTGCCCTTATGATGTAATGATAGTGAGATCAAGAATAGACAAAAACAATAATAAATCAGTGGCAAAGAAATGTGATTTATGCCAAGATAGACAGGAAGTTGGCAAAAAGCCAGCTTGCTTTGAAAATTGTCCAACTAATGCACTGCAATTAGAAAATATGAATTAG
- a CDS encoding DUF1385 domain-containing protein, with translation MKIGGRAYRDGVRLFGEKYSVKVYYEDEELKYEVGKNSLANNKLYLASKKIPFIRGMISIIFALISFFKEAFKKPKKFWPIMLLFLINIGIESYFYLFPTGNTISITTTYNQLPIYLLGLIIVAFLLRSTVLKEIFKFHGAEHKAVNYYQSNYQDTISSHSRLARRCGTNLIVFYLLIIFILESLGIIFNVYLESLLAIGIAYEIILILPQPILSIPFLVQKFTTIEPDPKHLAAAEKALQILTNMEEAQKWPIIT, from the coding sequence ATGAAAATCGGAGGTAGAGCTTATAGAGATGGAGTCCGGCTCTTTGGAGAAAAGTACTCCGTAAAAGTATATTATGAAGATGAAGAATTGAAGTATGAAGTTGGAAAGAATTCTTTAGCAAATAATAAATTATATTTAGCCTCTAAAAAGATACCTTTCATTAGAGGAATGATAAGTATTATCTTTGCATTAATCTCTTTTTTCAAAGAAGCATTTAAAAAACCAAAGAAATTTTGGCCTATTATGCTCTTATTTCTAATAAATATAGGAATAGAAAGTTACTTTTATCTATTCCCTACAGGCAATACTATCTCAATTACTACCACTTATAATCAACTACCTATTTATCTATTGGGTTTAATCATTGTAGCTTTCTTGTTAAGAAGTACCGTATTAAAAGAAATTTTTAAATTTCACGGCGCTGAACATAAAGCCGTTAATTATTATCAATCTAATTATCAGGATACTATAAGTTCACATTCGAGATTAGCTAGACGCTGTGGAACAAATTTAATTGTCTTTTATTTACTCATTATTTTTATATTAGAATCTTTAGGAATTATATTTAATGTCTATTTAGAAAGTTTATTAGCTATTGGGATAGCTTATGAAATAATATTAATTTTACCACAACCAATTTTATCTATCCCTTTTTTAGTTCAAAAGTTTACTACAATTGAACCTGACCCTAAACACCTGGCTGCTGCTGAAAAAGCATTGCAGATCCTAACCAATATGGAAGAAGCTCAAAAATGGCCAATAATTACCTAA